In Reichenbachiella agarivorans, one genomic interval encodes:
- a CDS encoding winged helix-turn-helix transcriptional regulator: MSTENANDKSVEGKEKRHGACLGIIQPVQDALYVLSGKWKLPIIISLTFGNKRFSEMAKEIPKITDRMLSKELRELEMNQLIKRTVYDSIPVIVEYSLTDHGKSLSPVIDVLYQWGKEHRQKII, translated from the coding sequence ATGAGCACAGAAAATGCAAATGATAAATCTGTAGAAGGTAAGGAGAAAAGGCATGGTGCCTGTCTCGGTATCATACAGCCCGTACAGGACGCATTGTATGTCCTGAGTGGCAAGTGGAAGTTGCCTATTATTATTTCATTGACTTTTGGCAACAAGCGCTTTAGCGAGATGGCAAAGGAGATTCCCAAAATCACCGACAGGATGCTGTCCAAAGAATTGAGAGAGTTGGAAATGAATCAACTCATCAAGCGTACAGTGTACGATTCGATCCCTGTCATCGTAGAATACTCGTTGACCGATCATGGCAAATCACTCAGCCCAGTCATAGATGTACTCTACCAATGGGGAAAGGAACATCGTCAAAAGATCATCTAA
- a CDS encoding NAD(P)H-dependent oxidoreductase: protein MSLIEDLQWRYATKKMNGNTVPQKKLDYILEAARLAPSSSGLQPYQVFVIANKGVQEKLKAVAWNQSQIIDASHVLVFAAWDGYSEERIDTVFNKTMDQRGLPHTTMTDYKNTIWGMYEPLGQDWQAQHAAKQAYISFGMAIAAAAEQKVDATPMEGFVPDKVDEILGLNEKGLKSVLILALGYRDEANDWLVNMKKVRTPKEEFITELS from the coding sequence ATGAGTTTAATAGAGGATCTACAATGGCGATACGCTACGAAAAAAATGAATGGAAACACAGTTCCACAAAAAAAATTGGATTACATACTAGAAGCGGCAAGACTGGCTCCTTCGTCTTCTGGATTACAACCTTACCAAGTCTTTGTGATTGCCAATAAGGGGGTTCAAGAAAAGTTAAAAGCTGTAGCGTGGAATCAGAGTCAGATCATAGATGCATCACACGTACTGGTCTTTGCGGCATGGGACGGCTATTCAGAAGAACGAATCGACACAGTCTTCAACAAAACCATGGATCAGAGAGGCCTGCCTCATACCACCATGACAGATTACAAAAACACCATTTGGGGTATGTATGAGCCGCTAGGTCAAGATTGGCAGGCACAACATGCCGCTAAACAAGCCTACATTTCATTTGGAATGGCTATTGCAGCTGCTGCCGAACAAAAAGTAGATGCCACTCCTATGGAAGGTTTTGTTCCTGACAAAGTAGATGAGATTTTGGGATTGAATGAAAAAGGACTGAAAAGCGTGTTGATACTGGCATTAGGATACAGAGATGAGGCCAATGACTGGTTGGTCAACATGAAAAAAGTAAGAACTCCCAAAGAAGAATTCATTACAGAGTTGAGCTAA